CAATCAGTTGGTCAATTCGTTCTCTTGTGTCTGCATCCCTCGGGAGCCAGCCATCGGCCTCGCAGCCTACCCAGGCCGCATCCCTCTTTGCGAGCTCAACCACGTCTGGTCCTGCGATCTTGCCAAGCCTAAAGAGCTCGAAGCGCTCTTGCGTCCCGTCGGGCGCGCTCACGGACGACGGCCAGACTGCGGTTCCACAAGGCAGCCGGACCCCGACCAACCTCTGGGCCAGAAACTCGGCAACGTGCATTACCTCGCAGCCGTGGTCGAGGCCAAGGGCTGAGTAGTTCCTCAGCATCCAGGCGCCGCCGGTGCAGCTGGTCAGAATCGTCTTCGCGCCGACCGTTCTGAACATTTCTGCATTCTGTCTCGCAAGCGATCTTGCCGTATCCGTATCGCCGCTCAAATAGGCATCTAGGCCGCAACAGACCTCGTTCGGCAGAACGACCGGCCTCGTTCCTACGAGATTGAGCAGCTGAATCGCCGCCCTGGGCACGGAAAGAACGCTGTCCTCGATCTGGCCAGCCAGAAGAACATCGGCAAACGGGACGCAGCCCACGAAATAGACAACATCGCCCGTTTCTGTCGTTTGCAGCGAGTCATCAAGCCACGAGAGCCTTTTCTGTCTCAGGCCACCTTTCGCCTGAAGCCGCGCGACAGTTCTCATCATCTCACGATTTGTGAAGCCGCCCTCAATCCTTCTCATGGGGCCCACCTTCCGAGAGCTCGATTATACTTATTCTGTCGGTGGTTATGCCCAGCATCTCAAGCAACGATTTAAGTGCTGAAACCGT
This portion of the bacterium genome encodes:
- a CDS encoding (Fe-S)-binding protein, which gives rise to MRRIEGGFTNREMMRTVARLQAKGGLRQKRLSWLDDSLQTTETGDVVYFVGCVPFADVLLAGQIEDSVLSVPRAAIQLLNLVGTRPVVLPNEVCCGLDAYLSGDTDTARSLARQNAEMFRTVGAKTILTSCTGGAWMLRNYSALGLDHGCEVMHVAEFLAQRLVGVRLPCGTAVWPSSVSAPDGTQERFELFRLGKIAGPDVVELAKRDAAWVGCEADGWLPRDADTRERIDQLI